DNA sequence from the Manihot esculenta cultivar AM560-2 chromosome 11, M.esculenta_v8, whole genome shotgun sequence genome:
AAGCTTTTTCAAATTCCAATGGGGGCAACTGACCTCACTGACTTGCACATTGGATATTGGCCATGGTCTGAATCCCCCAAGTGGAAACATCATATGTTCAAGTCCAGCTTGTTAGTTTTCTTTACATAGggcagaaaaaaaataaagtttattaaGATAAACTTATGTGTGAGAGAGAAGGAATAATATCCAAACCTCGAGCATGAAGGAAAGAATACTCTTCCCAGCCACATAAGGTGATATTATCTTCCTGGAGGGAGGCACGAAAGACCAAGCAAGCCCCCATCGGCATGTTTGCCCTTGGACAAATTCAGTTGTCTTTACTACGGTAACTCCAACATCTCTAAGCTTTGAGATTAGAAATTTGAGGTTTGCTTTCCTTCCAACCATTGAAGTGAACCACCTATGAAACAGGTGAGAGATAATACAGACAAATACTTCATAACCAAAGACATTGATAAGTGGATGCATGAAAAATGATAGACATAGATGAGAATAAAACCTAAAGGACTCCTTCAACACAACACTATCTTCAATGATAGTGCTGATAAAAGCCTTTTCTCCTCCAGGACAAACCATCTCCATAGGAGTCCCACCACAGGAAGTCTTTGGATTCAATCCTGCTTCCTCCATGGTCTCAAAAAATGGAGGATTGCACATGCAGAAGTCAAACTTCTCATTATCCCTCACCACACCAACAAGTATAGGTGGTCCATGATAATTCTTATAAGCATCCACTGGCAGAGTAAATGAACCAGAATCAACCAGACTTCCATTCATATCCGTTCTGTTTTTGCCATTTACAGATTCTGCATTATTTGGATCTTCAATAGAAAGGGTCTCTTGACAGTCTGTAACCTTTCTAACTTCAACTAGTTCTGAAATATGTggattatttttaacatttctCTCCGCCCACTCTAATGCTACATCAGTCACATCTGCAACCAAGTTAGGCAACATAAAGATCCATATTTATTTTGTATCATATAACTACATTGTGAATTGTCTGTTTCTTAAAGAGTTAAGCAAAAAGCTACCTGACCCAACAAAACTCCATCCTAGAAGAGATGCACCAAGGAGTGGGTAAATGCAGTTCGCTCCAGTGCCTATATCAAAACCTCTCACAATATCTCCATTTTTGTTATTCTTCGAAATGGTGTCAGAGAGAAGATCTTCAATCCAATGGATGTAGTTCAATCTGTTTGGTACTGTAGGGCAGAGTTGCCCATCAGGAATCCACCTAGAAGATTGAGCTCCCGTGAAAATTACAACCAAATATGATATGCACAACGACATTCGACCTCAAAAACCAAACACCTACAAATAAAAGCCTCAATATTCATGAAAAGGCTTTGTCTTGTACCTCAACTCAAAACTAAGATATCAACAGGAAAACGGAAAGATGAAAGGTCCAAAGCCACATTCTTTCAAAAAACCAGTCAGAACAAAATTTTGCAAGTTTCCCACAATAAATAATAGCATCCCCTTAAGGTAAGTTCATTGGAGCAATAATACAAACACAAGCCGTTCAATTCAACAAGGCCCCAGTTGACACTAGCTAAGGAACAAGATAGCAACCTTCAATAAGTATGCtcattataatttaatcccAAAAACCAATATGAagcgtaaaaaaaaaaaaaaaaaagcaatccTTTTTATATAATTCATTTAAAGGTACAGTTGCACTAATTTTGATCCAACAAAAACAAGTAAACTACCATCAAATCTCCAACTAAACAatctttttttctaaaattaaagagTAACAGAGTAAAAACTTACCAGTTGAGGCCATGATCATGGAGGAGCAGGACCCGGGTGAGCTCCCGGGTGGAGTTGAAGTCGGTCCAGTCGATTCTGGGTCTACCATCAGGAGAATAGAAAACGAAGGGCTTAAAAGAAGGGTAGAGAGAAGCAAGGAGAGAAAAATCAGGTGGGTTGTTAGCATATTTGTTTTTGGGGTGGATGGTGGGTCGTTCAGCTCTCTTCCTCTTGTTCGTTTTCTTGCTCGGCATTTTCCTTTTTCCTGTTTCGGAATATCTGGCTAACTGAAACACAAATGGGATAATTTACTTATCGCCCCCAACTTTACCCTATTTGAAAATGGAGTGACCGGAGGCGGCAATATGACGGAATTATTAAAatctaccttttttttttctccgatCCATTTGGTTGGTTGCCGAatgcatattttaatttttgacacATTGAcccctataattttaaaaattcaataaaatatgctcaaatttaattttatttaatattattttctttttcttttttaagaaaCAGGGATTAGGAGTTGATATGAAACCCTTCCAAATTTCAATTTAACGCATCTATGGACAAACCCACAAATAATTAGGGATGGCGTCCAATATTTTTGGATATTTAACTCCATCAAATCTTAATAATATggattttgaataattataattaactttgaaaaaaatttaaatttaataattctcatgacgaatttaaattttatatatagagtgttcattatttaaaattatttatataaataattaatttaataaaaaatatattttataataatatttataaatattttatatattttatttaaaaaattattatttttaaatattaaactttttaaattaaaattattaataaaaaaatattttaatataaattattaattaaaatatatgaaattaaatctattttatttaaataataataattaaatttaggataaattttaatataattcaaattaattttaaattgggtTCTTGACGAGTTGGGTTCGGATAAACTAATTTCCGCATATACTTCATATAAACTTcataaataagtaaatttatcttttaaatttaatttatcaaaagaAATCAATCTAATTTAATGGTTTCACCATATAACCATTCTCCCTTCCTTTTCatgcaattaatttaattgataaaattcaccatttttttatattaaattttataattttgttatgattttgatataaataattgatttttactttaa
Encoded proteins:
- the LOC110607518 gene encoding RNA N6-adenosine-methyltransferase mettl16 isoform X2, which translates into the protein MPSKKTNKRKRAERPTIHPKNKYANNPPDFSLLASLYPSFKPFVFYSPDGRPRIDWTDFNSTRELTRVLLLHDHGLNWWIPDGQLCPTVPNRLNYIHWIEDLLSDTISKNNKNGDIVRGFDIGTGANCIYPLLGASLLGWSFVGSDVTDVALEWAERNVKNNPHISELVEVRKVTDCQETLSIEDPNNAESVNGKNRTDMNGSLVDSGSFTLPVDAYKNYHGPPILVGVVRDNEKFDFCMCNPPFFETMEEAGLNPKTSCGGTPMEMVCPGGEKAFISTIIEDSVVLKESFRWFTSMVGRKANLKFLISKLRDVGVTVVKTTEFVQGQTCRWGLAWSFVPPSRKIISPYVAGKSILSFMLEGIQRQFSAIDVLQSVESFFHTSGASSKLNASSFAVDVTASNEQCDVILKKGGKLHDETANCNPIDAESASSSLHTPLNNLCFRISVFQQIPGTLLVKGSLQQRDSPVSGFRPKLLLLSKSCQPCFLLLLPRFSKEYSHL
- the LOC110607518 gene encoding RNA N6-adenosine-methyltransferase mettl16 isoform X1, which gives rise to MPSKKTNKRKRAERPTIHPKNKYANNPPDFSLLASLYPSFKPFVFYSPDGRPRIDWTDFNSTRELTRVLLLHDHGLNWWIPDGQLCPTVPNRLNYIHWIEDLLSDTISKNNKNGDIVRGFDIGTGANCIYPLLGASLLGWSFVGSDVTDVALEWAERNVKNNPHISELVEVRKVTDCQETLSIEDPNNAESVNGKNRTDMNGSLVDSGSFTLPVDAYKNYHGPPILVGVVRDNEKFDFCMCNPPFFETMEEAGLNPKTSCGGTPMEMVCPGGEKAFISTIIEDSVVLKESFRWFTSMVGRKANLKFLISKLRDVGVTVVKTTEFVQGQTCRWGLAWSFVPPSRKIISPYVAGKSILSFMLEGIQRQFSAIDVLQSVESFFHTSGASSKLNASSFAVDVTASNEQCDVILKKGGKLHDETANCNPIDAESASSSLHTPLNNLCFRISVFQQIPGTLLVKGSLQQRDSPVSGFRPKLLLLSKSCQPCFLLLLPRFSKVYISRV
- the LOC110607518 gene encoding RNA N6-adenosine-methyltransferase METTL16 isoform X4; its protein translation is MSLCISYLVVIFTGAQSSRWIPDGQLCPTVPNRLNYIHWIEDLLSDTISKNNKNGDIVRGFDIGTGANCIYPLLGASLLGWSFVGSDVTDVALEWAERNVKNNPHISELVEVRKVTDCQETLSIEDPNNAESVNGKNRTDMNGSLVDSGSFTLPVDAYKNYHGPPILVGVVRDNEKFDFCMCNPPFFETMEEAGLNPKTSCGGTPMEMVCPGGEKAFISTIIEDSVVLKESFRWFTSMVGRKANLKFLISKLRDVGVTVVKTTEFVQGQTCRWGLAWSFVPPSRKIISPYVAGKSILSFMLEGIQRQFSAIDVLQSVESFFHTSGASSKLNASSFAVDVTASNEQCDVILKKGGKLHDETANCNPIDAESASSSLHTPLNNLCFRISVFQQIPGTLLVKGSLQQRDSPVSGFRPKLLLLSKSCQPCFLLLLPRFSKVYISRV
- the LOC110607518 gene encoding U6 small nuclear RNA (adenine-(43)-N(6))-methyltransferase isoform X3 — translated: MPSKKTNKRKRAERPTIHPKNKYANNPPDFSLLASLYPSFKPFVFYSPDGRPRIDWTDFNSTRELTRVLLLHDHGLNWWIPDGQLCPTVPNRLNYIHWIEDLLSDTISKNNKNGDIVRGFDIGTGANCIYPLLGASLLGWSFVGSDVTDVALEWAERNVKNNPHISELVEVRKVTDCQETLSIEDPNNAESVNGKNRTDMNGSLVDSGSFTLPVDAYKNYHGPPILVGVVRDNEKFDFCMCNPPFFETMEEAGLNPKTSCGGTPMEMVCPGGEKAFISTIIEDSVVLKESFRWFTSMVGRKANLKFLISKLRDVGVTVVKTTEFVQGQTCRWGLAWSFVPPSRKIISPYVAGKSILSFMLEGIQRQFSAIDVLQSVESFFHTSGASSKLNASSFAVDVTASNEQCDVILKKGGKLHDETANCNPIDAESASSSLHTPLNNLCFRISVFQQIPGTLLVKGSLQQRDSPVSGVFSSIIQRLEEVLRNKFCRAKPIVN